In one Sphingobacterium daejeonense genomic region, the following are encoded:
- a CDS encoding bifunctional folylpolyglutamate synthase/dihydrofolate synthase → MKTFTEVIEYLFARLPMFTRDGASAINPDVDKTLLLCQALGNPQNKFKSIHIAGTNGKGSTSHMLASVLAKAGYKTGLYTSPHLVDFRERIRVDGEMIEQQTVVDFVNNHRKLIEEIQPSFFEVTVAMAFDYFAKVNVDIAVIEVGLGGRLDSTNIISPELCVITNIGMDHMNILGDTLEQIAGEKAGIIKPNTPVVISERQNEIQQVFIQKAKEGNSPLFFCRRLLRS, encoded by the coding sequence ATGAAAACATTTACAGAGGTAATCGAGTATTTATTTGCTCGATTACCTATGTTTACGCGTGATGGTGCTTCTGCAATCAATCCCGATGTAGATAAAACTCTTCTATTATGCCAAGCTCTTGGCAACCCTCAAAATAAATTCAAATCAATCCATATTGCCGGAACCAATGGCAAAGGATCAACTTCACATATGCTAGCCTCTGTCCTGGCTAAAGCTGGATACAAAACAGGACTATACACTTCACCACACCTTGTAGATTTTAGAGAACGAATTCGTGTAGACGGTGAAATGATTGAACAACAAACCGTAGTTGATTTTGTCAATAATCATAGGAAATTAATTGAAGAAATTCAGCCGTCCTTCTTTGAGGTAACCGTGGCTATGGCCTTTGATTACTTTGCGAAAGTAAACGTTGATATTGCTGTTATTGAAGTTGGATTGGGCGGTAGATTAGATAGCACAAATATTATTTCCCCTGAATTATGCGTCATTACAAATATTGGAATGGACCATATGAATATACTGGGAGATACCCTTGAACAAATTGCAGGAGAGAAGGCAGGGATTATAAAACCCAATACTCCAGTTGTAATTTCAGAACGACAAAACGAAATTCAACAGGTCTTTATCCAAAAAGCTAAAGAAGGAAATAGCCCATTGTTTTTTTGCCGACGATTATTACGAAGTTAA
- a CDS encoding TonB-dependent receptor, with the protein MVNLGGRLNIDQYTMVNQEEAWHLPKMRLAANARFNISEKLFIDAEALFHGNAYAPQYSYDSNGVLIADAFNKETIASFFDLSAGAEYKATKYLGVFVKANNMLNTEYQRYLYYPKLGFNILGGLNFSF; encoded by the coding sequence TTGGTGAATCTTGGAGGTCGCTTAAACATCGATCAGTATACCATGGTGAACCAAGAAGAGGCTTGGCACCTTCCAAAAATGCGCTTAGCAGCTAATGCTAGATTCAATATTTCTGAGAAATTGTTTATTGATGCTGAAGCATTGTTCCATGGAAATGCATATGCACCTCAATATAGCTATGATTCAAATGGAGTATTGATTGCAGATGCATTCAATAAAGAAACGATTGCATCGTTCTTTGATTTAAGCGCGGGTGCTGAGTATAAGGCAACAAAATACTTAGGTGTTTTTGTGAAAGCAAATAACATGCTGAACACAGAATACCAACGTTATTTATACTATCCTAAATTAGGTTTTAATATTTTAGGTGGTTTAAATTTTTCGTTTTAA
- a CDS encoding tetratricopeptide repeat protein, translated as MLAKAYLSTSKGGEGMKELNLAALKSKTETGAEARFLVAEQQLKNKNYDGAIKSALDISDSFSSYDYWVAKGFIIMAQAYDAKGDKFQAKSTLESVIDNYENTEDGILDEAKKLWKKLNKNRKR; from the coding sequence ATGCTGGCAAAAGCTTACTTGTCAACTTCTAAAGGTGGTGAAGGTATGAAAGAATTAAACTTAGCTGCATTGAAGTCTAAAACTGAGACCGGAGCAGAAGCAAGATTCTTGGTAGCGGAACAACAATTGAAAAATAAAAATTATGATGGTGCAATCAAATCTGCACTTGACATATCTGATTCCTTCTCTTCATACGATTATTGGGTTGCAAAAGGATTTATCATAATGGCTCAAGCATACGACGCTAAAGGAGATAAATTCCAAGCAAAATCAACATTAGAAAGTGTCATCGACAATTATGAAAATACTGAAGATGGTATTTTGGATGAAGCGAAAAAATTATGGAAAAAATTAAATAAGAATAGGAAAAGATGA
- a CDS encoding tetratricopeptide repeat protein, translating to MLISKSAMITLGDAFLKTGNKQSARNAFFRASKLDFDPQLKEEGLFNYAKLSYDLEFHQVALDAVNEYMQTYPRSKRQEEAKTLLAEVLLSTKNYRAAVDVLEDLPTRGKDANAAYQKVTYYRGLEYYNERAFENAISMFMRSEANRYDEEIFALATYWKAEAMYEVRKYKEAVAAFNKFLQLPAARKTEVYNYANYALAYAAFRADNYSTAANYFERFLAGGGKDGIDLNTRNDAMARAADSYLAIKNYSKAANYYDRLISSGAQSQDYALFQKGILLGLQGDNNGKISTLNSVMSKYPKSNYADDVAFEVPYTYFLMGDHDRAIDGLQKMVEQYPRSSYVPRALTTIGLVQYNKDDNDAALATFQRVVNQYPTTDEAKQALASIENIYLDKGDASGYIRYATSTNIGDLSTAEQDAHTFSIARTLFDRGNWQASIEAVNAYFDKFPKPIQEKHARFIRAESNANLGNDTEAMHDFNIIMNDWTSAYTERTLISVSKLHIRNKAYNEAVQVLKKLELTSEYKENYGWAVNNLLISYFNMGDYAETLNYANIIKKYEKSSEEEIARAHLICWQKLTCQLLKVVKV from the coding sequence ATGCTTATTTCCAAAAGTGCCATGATTACTTTAGGGGATGCATTTTTAAAGACTGGCAATAAACAAAGCGCTAGAAATGCTTTCTTCAGAGCATCAAAATTGGATTTTGATCCACAATTAAAAGAAGAAGGTTTATTCAATTATGCGAAATTGTCGTATGACTTAGAATTCCACCAAGTAGCTCTGGATGCTGTTAACGAGTATATGCAGACTTATCCAAGGTCAAAGCGCCAGGAAGAAGCTAAGACATTATTGGCAGAAGTTTTATTGAGTACCAAAAACTACCGTGCTGCGGTAGATGTATTGGAAGATTTGCCAACTAGAGGTAAAGACGCCAATGCAGCATACCAAAAAGTAACTTATTACCGTGGTCTTGAATACTACAATGAACGTGCATTTGAAAATGCTATTTCCATGTTTATGCGTTCTGAAGCAAACCGTTACGATGAGGAAATATTTGCTCTAGCAACCTATTGGAAAGCTGAAGCAATGTACGAAGTTCGCAAATACAAAGAAGCAGTTGCTGCATTCAACAAATTCTTGCAATTACCAGCAGCTAGAAAAACTGAAGTTTATAACTATGCTAACTATGCTTTGGCATATGCAGCATTCAGAGCTGACAACTACAGTACTGCGGCTAATTACTTTGAACGTTTCTTAGCTGGTGGTGGTAAAGACGGTATTGACCTGAATACTAGAAATGATGCCATGGCTCGTGCTGCGGATTCGTATTTAGCAATCAAGAACTATAGCAAAGCAGCTAATTACTACGATAGATTGATCTCTTCTGGTGCACAAAGTCAAGATTATGCTTTGTTCCAAAAAGGTATCTTATTAGGTTTACAAGGTGATAATAATGGAAAGATTTCGACATTGAATTCTGTGATGTCGAAATACCCGAAATCAAACTATGCAGATGATGTTGCGTTTGAAGTGCCATACACTTATTTCTTAATGGGTGATCACGACCGGGCTATCGATGGACTTCAAAAAATGGTTGAACAATACCCTAGAAGTTCATATGTTCCTAGAGCTCTTACCACAATTGGTCTAGTTCAATATAACAAAGATGATAACGATGCTGCATTGGCTACATTCCAAAGAGTAGTAAACCAATATCCTACTACAGATGAGGCTAAACAAGCATTGGCATCTATTGAGAACATTTATTTAGATAAAGGTGATGCTTCCGGATATATCCGCTATGCTACAAGTACGAACATCGGTGACTTAAGTACTGCTGAACAGGATGCTCATACATTCTCAATCGCAAGAACATTATTTGACCGCGGAAACTGGCAGGCATCCATTGAAGCTGTCAATGCATACTTTGATAAATTCCCTAAACCAATTCAAGAGAAACATGCTCGTTTTATCCGTGCTGAAAGTAACGCGAATTTAGGCAATGACACAGAAGCAATGCATGATTTCAATATCATTATGAATGATTGGACATCTGCATATACCGAGCGTACATTGATTTCTGTATCGAAATTACATATCAGAAATAAAGCATATAATGAGGCAGTTCAGGTATTGAAGAAGTTAGAGTTAACTTCTGAGTACAAAGAGAATTATGGTTGGGCAGTAAATAACCTATTGATCAGTTACTTCAATATGGGTGATTACGCTGAGACATTGAACTATGCTAACATTATCAAGAAGTATGAAAAGTCTTCTGAAGAAGAAATTGCTAGAGCACACCTTATATGCTGGCAAAAGCTTACTTGTCAACTTCTAAAGGTGGTGAAGGTATGA
- a CDS encoding aspartate carbamoyltransferase catalytic subunit, with product MSNSEQLSTRHLLGIKDLNSNDIQLILDTAQNFKEVLNRPIKKVPSLRDITIANVFFENSTRTRLSFELAEKRLSADIVNFAASSSSVSKGETLIDTVNNILAMKVDMIVMRHPYAGAGVFLSKHVNAQIVNAGDGAHEHPTQALLDSFSIRERLGEVAGKKIAIIGDILHSRVALSNILCLQKQGAEVMVCGPTTLIPKYITSLGVKVEHDLMKALNWCDVANMLRIQLERQDIAYFPSLREYSMLYGLNKQILDSLDKEIVIMHPGPINRGVEITSDVADSSHSIILDQVENGVAVRMAVLYLLAGKRG from the coding sequence ATGTCAAACTCTGAACAACTTAGTACACGCCATTTATTAGGTATCAAAGATCTAAATAGCAATGATATCCAACTGATCCTGGACACCGCACAAAACTTCAAAGAAGTGCTGAACCGTCCTATCAAGAAGGTGCCTTCATTGAGAGATATTACCATTGCCAACGTTTTCTTTGAAAATTCAACCCGAACTCGACTTTCTTTTGAACTGGCTGAAAAGAGATTGTCAGCAGATATCGTGAATTTCGCTGCATCATCATCATCTGTGAGCAAGGGTGAAACCCTAATAGACACAGTAAACAACATCTTGGCGATGAAAGTCGACATGATTGTGATGAGACATCCTTATGCTGGTGCAGGCGTATTCTTGAGTAAACATGTGAATGCACAAATCGTAAATGCAGGAGATGGTGCTCATGAACATCCTACTCAAGCATTATTGGATTCATTTTCAATACGCGAAAGACTTGGTGAAGTAGCCGGTAAAAAAATTGCAATCATAGGTGATATTCTACATTCTCGAGTAGCTCTGTCAAATATTCTTTGTCTACAAAAACAAGGTGCCGAAGTTATGGTCTGCGGACCAACAACCCTTATTCCTAAATACATTACTTCTTTAGGGGTAAAAGTCGAACATGACCTAATGAAAGCTTTGAATTGGTGTGATGTCGCAAACATGCTGAGAATACAATTAGAACGTCAGGATATTGCGTACTTCCCTTCATTGAGAGAATATTCAATGCTTTACGGACTAAACAAACAAATATTGGATTCATTAGATAAAGAAATCGTTATCATGCATCCGGGACCAATCAACAGAGGCGTCGAAATAACATCAGACGTAGCTGATAGTAGCCATTCAATTATCCTTGACCAGGTTGAAAACGGAGTAGCCGTTCGTATGGCTGTTCTTTATCTATTGGCAGGAAAGAGAGGATAA
- a CDS encoding glycosyltransferase family 117 protein: MNYKKINNLLGWAVGIIATLTYILTLEKTTSWWDTGEFIASAYKLQIVHQPGAPLFLMIQNLFSNLALGDNTRIAYWMNVGSAVCSGLTITFLFWTITALAKKAYVSFSKTEGISEGNLIKIMGAGVVGALAYTFSDTFWFSAVESEVYAMSSLCTAVVFWAILKWEEHADEPGSDRWLILIAYVMGLSIGVHLLNLLVIPAIALVVYFRRSSKITGAGIAKTLGIGILVLAIVLWG; this comes from the coding sequence ATGAACTATAAAAAAATCAATAATCTGTTAGGTTGGGCAGTGGGAATTATAGCCACCTTGACCTATATATTGACGCTTGAAAAAACAACGAGTTGGTGGGATACAGGTGAATTTATTGCCTCAGCATATAAGTTACAGATTGTACACCAGCCTGGTGCTCCTTTGTTTTTGATGATTCAAAATCTGTTTTCAAACCTCGCATTGGGAGACAATACCCGTATTGCATATTGGATGAACGTAGGATCAGCAGTATGTAGCGGACTAACCATCACTTTCTTGTTCTGGACCATTACAGCCCTTGCGAAAAAAGCATATGTAAGCTTCTCAAAAACAGAAGGTATTTCAGAAGGTAATCTGATCAAGATTATGGGAGCAGGAGTAGTAGGAGCATTGGCTTACACTTTTTCTGATACATTTTGGTTCTCAGCGGTAGAATCTGAGGTATATGCCATGTCTTCCCTGTGTACTGCCGTCGTATTCTGGGCTATTCTCAAATGGGAAGAGCATGCAGATGAGCCAGGAAGCGATAGATGGTTGATCTTGATCGCTTATGTCATGGGACTTTCAATCGGAGTTCACTTGCTGAATTTATTGGTGATTCCTGCAATTGCTTTAGTTGTATATTTCAGAAGGTCTTCTAAAATCACTGGAGCAGGGATAGCAAAAACATTAGGGATTGGAATCCTGGTTCTAGCAATCGTACTTTGGGGGTAA
- a CDS encoding arylsulfatase yields the protein MKRIIFIIVVIAVYILPGKSGNAQSKNNRRPNVIFILADDLGYGNVSAFNSNSPIKTPNLDDLIANGIKFTRFYSGNTVCAPSRCALMTGKHMGTAYIRGNSKAKDGKGALREQDLTIAELFQDAGYRTGMFGKWGLGDIDSKGAPHLKGYDNFYGYLDQSHAHDYYTDSLYEIKNGVTQLIRVNNKHYTQDLIANKTLEFIKENKDNPFFLYVPFTLPHAELIVPDSLIKEFQNADGSSLFEPEKPFVKKGNYDDQAQPHAAFAAMVKKLDTDVGKIVALVRTLGLEDDTYIFFSSDNGPHIEGGADPEYFNSWGKLRGVKRDLYEGGIRVPFIAKIPGKNNKTKEIHDPWAFWDIMPTFSEIAGLNIPQDIDGLSFFPTLIGENQNKLHDYLYWQFNEKGVLKEAISQGYWKLIRFKEKGKKEILELYNLENDIAEQVDLSQKYPELVKNLYAKILEVKKSPENPTFDWSDMEK from the coding sequence ATGAAAAGAATCATTTTTATCATAGTAGTTATAGCAGTGTACATTTTGCCAGGCAAAAGTGGAAATGCTCAATCAAAAAATAATCGAAGGCCAAATGTAATATTTATTTTAGCGGACGATTTGGGATATGGAAATGTCAGTGCTTTTAATTCAAATTCTCCAATAAAAACCCCGAATCTAGATGATTTAATTGCTAATGGAATAAAATTTACACGTTTTTATTCAGGCAACACAGTATGCGCTCCTTCGAGATGTGCATTGATGACAGGAAAGCATATGGGAACTGCTTATATCCGTGGAAACTCAAAAGCAAAAGATGGGAAAGGCGCACTTAGAGAGCAAGATTTAACAATTGCGGAGCTTTTTCAAGATGCAGGTTATAGGACAGGTATGTTTGGAAAATGGGGATTGGGAGATATAGATTCCAAAGGAGCCCCACATTTAAAAGGATATGATAATTTTTATGGGTACTTAGACCAGTCTCATGCACATGATTATTATACCGATAGTTTATATGAAATAAAAAATGGAGTTACACAGCTCATAAGAGTAAATAACAAGCATTATACACAAGATTTAATTGCCAATAAAACCTTGGAATTTATTAAAGAAAATAAGGATAATCCATTCTTTTTATATGTTCCTTTCACTTTGCCTCATGCAGAATTAATAGTTCCAGATAGCCTAATTAAAGAGTTCCAGAATGCAGATGGGTCTAGTTTATTTGAACCAGAAAAGCCTTTTGTCAAGAAAGGGAATTATGATGATCAAGCTCAGCCTCATGCCGCATTTGCAGCAATGGTCAAAAAACTGGATACTGATGTAGGTAAAATTGTTGCCTTGGTGAGAACATTGGGACTAGAAGATGATACCTATATTTTCTTTAGTAGTGATAATGGACCGCATATAGAGGGTGGAGCAGATCCTGAATATTTCAATAGTTGGGGGAAGTTAAGAGGAGTAAAAAGAGATTTGTATGAAGGTGGTATAAGAGTGCCATTTATTGCAAAAATTCCAGGAAAGAACAATAAAACCAAAGAAATCCATGATCCCTGGGCTTTTTGGGATATCATGCCAACATTTTCCGAAATAGCGGGATTAAATATCCCACAAGATATTGATGGATTATCATTTTTCCCTACATTAATTGGCGAAAATCAAAATAAATTACATGACTACCTTTATTGGCAGTTTAATGAAAAAGGAGTTCTTAAAGAAGCAATTTCACAAGGTTATTGGAAGCTTATCCGATTCAAGGAAAAAGGGAAAAAAGAAATATTAGAACTTTATAACCTGGAAAATGATATTGCCGAACAGGTAGATTTATCCCAGAAATATCCTGAATTAGTGAAAAACCTATATGCTAAAATTCTAGAAGTGAAAAAAAGTCCTGAAAATCCGACGTTTGATTGGTCCGATATGGAGAAATAA
- a CDS encoding RagB/SusD family nutrient uptake outer membrane protein, which produces MKRIIIYITGLSLFTACDSYLDTVPTDRFTQETYWNSKEKIEAALIGSYSVLNNANSFFAAPNMVYLDALTPNTYQYNGDWNLISRGLHDANTGKFNSTWNQCYEGIGRVNNILANIDKVELQSKDKERYIAEAKFLRALFYFPLWNLYGGAPLITEAPDLESQRDLGRSSEEDLLKQILSDLNDASKEGVLAKSYSGLEKGRATIGAVLSFKARVLLYAGQWNEAAITAKKVIELNEYELFPDYRGLFLLENEGNKEVIFDIQYAYPEFAHSLDVSLDQQLGSSPLPELIDAYYAIDGKPISKSSLYDKTSPYKNRDSRLHATVVLPGSIFKGSVVATNQYPSTGAGLKKYTIYKDLEKPLAVQTSGTSELNYIVLRYADVLLTYAEAQNEIAGPSDDIFNALDKIRDRVGMARINRDLNKDELRKEIRHERRVEFAGEGLYYFDIRRWKIASQVLNTEIYHLNGNRIDSRAFRENRDYLWPIPSLAIQNNDQLIQNPNYGN; this is translated from the coding sequence ATGAAAAGAATTATTATATATATTACCGGGTTATCGCTGTTTACAGCATGCGATTCTTATTTAGATACTGTTCCAACAGATAGGTTCACACAAGAAACCTATTGGAATAGCAAAGAAAAAATTGAAGCAGCTCTAATTGGCTCCTATTCTGTTCTCAATAATGCTAATTCCTTTTTTGCAGCACCCAACATGGTTTATTTAGATGCTTTAACTCCAAATACTTATCAGTATAACGGAGATTGGAACTTAATTTCTAGAGGACTCCATGACGCAAATACTGGAAAATTTAATTCAACTTGGAACCAATGCTATGAAGGAATAGGGAGGGTAAATAATATCTTGGCTAACATAGACAAAGTTGAACTTCAATCAAAAGATAAGGAACGATATATTGCTGAAGCAAAATTTTTAAGAGCCTTGTTTTATTTTCCACTTTGGAATTTATATGGAGGTGCTCCATTGATTACTGAAGCCCCAGATCTGGAATCTCAACGTGATTTAGGTCGTAGCTCTGAAGAAGATTTATTGAAACAAATCCTGTCAGATTTGAATGATGCTAGTAAGGAAGGGGTATTGGCAAAATCATATTCTGGATTAGAAAAAGGAAGAGCAACGATAGGTGCAGTATTATCCTTCAAAGCTAGAGTATTGCTGTATGCTGGTCAGTGGAATGAAGCCGCCATCACTGCAAAAAAGGTAATCGAATTGAACGAATATGAATTGTTCCCAGATTATAGAGGATTATTTCTGTTGGAAAACGAAGGAAATAAAGAAGTAATTTTCGATATACAATATGCATATCCTGAATTTGCCCATTCATTGGATGTATCTCTTGATCAACAGTTGGGATCCTCTCCTTTGCCAGAATTAATTGATGCTTACTATGCGATCGATGGAAAACCAATCTCTAAGTCGTCCCTTTATGATAAAACATCACCTTATAAAAATAGAGATTCAAGACTTCATGCAACTGTAGTTTTGCCAGGATCTATCTTCAAAGGGTCGGTTGTCGCTACCAATCAATACCCGAGTACTGGGGCTGGGCTGAAAAAATACACAATCTATAAAGATTTGGAAAAACCATTAGCAGTTCAGACAAGTGGTACATCCGAATTAAACTATATAGTGTTGCGGTATGCAGATGTGCTTTTGACCTATGCCGAAGCTCAAAATGAAATTGCTGGTCCATCAGATGATATCTTCAATGCTCTAGATAAAATTAGAGATAGAGTGGGTATGGCAAGAATCAATAGAGATCTGAACAAAGATGAGCTAAGGAAAGAAATACGTCATGAAAGAAGGGTAGAATTTGCAGGTGAAGGCTTATATTATTTCGACATCCGAAGGTGGAAAATAGCGAGCCAAGTTCTGAACACTGAAATATATCATTTAAATGGTAACAGGATTGACTCCAGGGCTTTTAGAGAAAATCGAGATTATCTTTGGCCTATCCCTTCCTTAGCAATTCAAAACAATGACCAATTAATACAAAATCCAAATTATGGAAATTAA
- a CDS encoding SusC/RagA family TonB-linked outer membrane protein, which translates to MKNNRVWLYSHLIFLCLLFSINLLGQESNPIINASLKGKVIDLKTSLPIEGATVQLKAVTHAVKTDREGNFQFVTGQKLPFHITVSYVGYKPSELLVTTSPVTISLEEITSDLEEVVVVGYGKQKRANLTGSVASLDGKTLKNRPITSSSQALQNLPGVYVNQTKGRPGADGANIRIRGLGTLNDNNPLILVDGVEYDINKINPNDIETISVLKDAASASIYGNRAANGVVLITTKRGIKGSSSVDYSGYFGSQAATKFPNVVTNTVEYMLGRNKALENEGKSAEYSDDLINEFRNNHDEYIYANTDWMDIMFKNAPIQEHNLRFAGGSEKTTYSISMGYLNQQGVLIETFGSRYSLNSNIQSEITKNIKVEASLIGTFGANQESAYTADEGNGEGGILGLTYRALPFQVPYAQDGNYADQWIRVPGHNFFRNTVALSKEGFRKYNNFNPLANVSLGIKLPLDLSYKTTVAANLIYGLEKYSYPSINLTNPKNGIVTPIGNTPVRGVRQISQNRINLTNFHTLNWVKSINNHQFDVLAGFSWEKFNNGNFSAYNQGYLSNELTELNAGSTSPQVAGSSNETKLLSYFGRINYNYNQVYLLEANFRHDGSSRFAEGKRWGFFPSISAGWRISQEEFFKPIKWISHLKLRASYGELGNQAIPDYTYINAFALGENYTFNGNLVAGAAVKQLADPLITWETTQISDVGIETGFFNNNLTIEIDWFNKTTTNILRQITIPSQVGNLNGPYQNIGTVNNSGVESILGYKGQFNNLNFSIQATGSWIKNEVKNLKGQVYYGSNTIIQKGESINSFYGLQALGIFQNEEEIKQHAFQSNGTKPGDLKYADLDGNGIVDNNDRTIIGNSVPKITYGFNLGLSFKGFDFSAIFQGVGKVNTFLSGNLAFPYKNGAGVTREWLTDSWSPENPNASLPRLTTSNGYPPNFITSSFWIRNAAYLRLKNVQLSYKIPHELLSPFHIKGLNIFVNAQNLLTFTDFKFSDPERNLTRADLIEYPNVKTITAGINLNL; encoded by the coding sequence ACTCAAAGCCGTAACCCATGCGGTGAAAACAGACCGAGAAGGTAATTTTCAATTCGTCACCGGTCAAAAATTACCTTTCCATATTACGGTATCCTATGTTGGATATAAACCTTCAGAATTGTTGGTGACAACTTCACCAGTCACGATTTCTTTGGAAGAAATTACTTCTGATCTTGAAGAAGTTGTTGTAGTAGGATATGGTAAGCAAAAACGAGCTAACCTTACAGGATCTGTAGCAAGTTTAGATGGTAAAACTCTAAAGAATAGGCCAATTACAAGCTCTTCACAAGCCCTTCAAAATCTTCCAGGAGTTTATGTCAATCAAACAAAAGGGCGTCCAGGAGCAGATGGTGCAAATATTAGAATTCGAGGTTTAGGAACTTTAAATGATAATAACCCCTTAATTCTTGTAGATGGTGTGGAATACGATATAAATAAAATTAATCCAAATGATATAGAAACGATCTCAGTTTTGAAGGATGCAGCTTCAGCATCAATTTACGGTAATAGGGCAGCGAATGGAGTGGTTCTAATTACCACCAAGCGAGGAATTAAAGGAAGTTCATCAGTCGATTATTCAGGCTATTTCGGCTCTCAGGCCGCAACAAAGTTTCCAAATGTGGTAACAAATACGGTTGAATACATGCTGGGCCGAAATAAAGCTTTAGAAAATGAAGGGAAAAGTGCGGAATATTCGGACGATTTAATAAATGAATTCAGAAATAATCATGATGAATATATCTATGCTAATACTGATTGGATGGATATCATGTTCAAAAATGCACCGATTCAAGAACATAATTTGCGGTTCGCTGGAGGAAGTGAAAAAACTACATATTCTATTTCAATGGGATATCTGAATCAACAAGGGGTTCTTATAGAAACTTTCGGAAGCCGATATTCATTGAATTCAAATATACAGAGTGAAATCACCAAAAATATAAAAGTAGAAGCTTCATTAATTGGAACATTTGGTGCAAATCAGGAGAGTGCATACACTGCTGATGAAGGTAATGGAGAAGGAGGTATTTTGGGACTTACCTATAGAGCATTGCCATTTCAAGTACCATATGCACAAGATGGAAATTATGCCGACCAATGGATTAGAGTGCCAGGACATAATTTCTTTAGAAATACCGTAGCTCTTTCTAAAGAAGGGTTCAGAAAATACAATAATTTTAATCCTCTTGCCAATGTATCCTTAGGAATAAAATTGCCGTTGGACCTATCCTATAAAACCACAGTAGCTGCAAACTTGATATATGGATTGGAAAAATATTCCTATCCCTCAATAAATCTCACAAACCCAAAAAACGGAATTGTTACACCTATTGGAAATACTCCGGTTAGAGGAGTGAGGCAAATCAGTCAAAATCGAATTAATCTTACCAATTTCCATACTTTGAATTGGGTAAAATCAATCAATAACCATCAGTTTGATGTATTGGCAGGTTTTAGTTGGGAGAAATTTAATAATGGGAATTTCTCAGCATACAATCAAGGGTACCTTAGCAATGAGCTTACAGAATTAAATGCAGGGAGTACTTCGCCACAAGTCGCTGGTTCTTCAAATGAGACTAAACTGCTTTCCTATTTCGGGCGAATAAACTACAATTACAACCAAGTCTATTTATTAGAAGCTAATTTTCGACATGACGGGTCCTCTCGTTTTGCCGAAGGTAAGAGATGGGGATTCTTTCCCTCTATATCAGCAGGATGGAGAATCAGTCAGGAAGAATTTTTCAAACCTATTAAGTGGATCTCCCATTTGAAATTAAGAGCATCTTATGGTGAATTGGGAAATCAAGCCATACCTGACTATACATATATTAATGCTTTTGCTTTAGGTGAAAATTATACATTTAACGGAAATCTGGTTGCAGGGGCAGCAGTAAAACAATTGGCTGACCCCTTAATAACCTGGGAAACTACTCAAATTTCGGATGTAGGAATAGAAACAGGATTTTTTAATAATAATCTAACAATAGAAATTGATTGGTTTAATAAAACAACAACTAATATTTTAAGGCAAATCACGATCCCTAGCCAAGTTGGAAATTTAAATGGACCTTATCAAAATATTGGAACAGTTAATAATAGTGGGGTCGAGTCAATATTGGGATATAAAGGCCAATTCAATAATCTAAATTTTAGTATCCAAGCAACAGGTTCATGGATTAAGAATGAAGTGAAAAATCTAAAAGGACAGGTTTATTATGGTAGTAATACAATTATTCAAAAAGGGGAATCCATCAATTCTTTTTATGGATTGCAAGCTTTGGGTATTTTTCAGAACGAGGAAGAAATTAAACAACATGCTTTTCAATCTAATGGAACTAAGCCAGGAGACCTTAAATATGCAGATTTAGACGGAAATGGTATTGTGGACAACAACGATAGGACAATTATTGGGAATAGTGTCCCAAAAATCACTTATGGCTTTAATTTAGGGTTGAGTTTTAAAGGATTTGATTTCTCTGCAATATTTCAAGGGGTCGGAAAAGTAAACACCTTTTTGAGTGGAAACCTAGCTTTCCCTTATAAGAACGGTGCTGGTGTCACAAGAGAATGGTTGACTGATTCCTGGTCACCAGAAAATCCTAATGCTTCCCTGCCAAGATTGACAACCTCAAATGGGTATCCTCCAAATTTTATTACGTCAAGTTTTTGGATTCGTAATGCAGCTTATCTACGTTTGAAAAATGTGCAATTGAGCTATAAAATACCTCATGAATTATTGTCACCTTTTCATATTAAAGGGTTAAACATATTTGTCAATGCCCAAAACTTGCTGACATTTACCGATTTTAAGTTCTCCGATCCAGAGAGAAATTTAACACGCGCAGATTTAATTGAATATCCAAATGTTAAAACAATTACAGCTGGGATTAACCTAAACCTTTAA